The genomic region tcattattattaggtgagtcaatgggacttgttctagaggtagacatctatcacataatatcaaacacgttaagagattaatatatcacataatattcatatgttaaaaatatatagtttccaacaaaaatgttaagcaatcatttttaaagaaaacacggtcgaagtccagactcactaatgcatcctaacaaactcgataagacacactaatgcaaattttctggttctctaagaccaacgctctgataccaactgaaatgtcccgttcttattgattaaaaacgttctatattaattgatttcgttgcgaggttttgacctctatatgagacgtttttcaaagactgcattcatttttaaaacaaaccataacctttatttcataaataaaggtttaaaagctttacgtagattatcaaataatgataatctaaaatatcctgtttacacacgaccattacataatgatttacaatacaaatatgttacatcgaaatcagtttcttgaatgcagtttttacataatatcatacaaacatggactccaaatcttgtccttattttagtatgcaacagcggaagctcttagtattcacctgagaataaacatgctttaaacgtcaacaaaaatgttggtgagttataggtttaacctatatgtatcaaatcgtaacaatagaccacaagatttcatatttcaatacacatcccatacatagagataaaaatcattcatatggtgaacacctggtaaccgacattaacaagatgcatatataagaatatccacatcattccgggacacccttcggatatgatataaatttcgaagtactaaagcatccggtactttggatggggtttgttaggcccaatagatctatctttaggattcgcgtcaattagggtgtctgttccctaattcttagattaccagacttaataaaaaggggcatattcgatttcgataattcaaccatagaatgtagtttcacgtacttgtgtctattttgtaaatcatttataaaacctgcatgtattctcatcccaaaaatattagattttaaaagtgggactataactcactttcacagatttttacttcgtcgggaagtaagacttggccactggttgattcacgaacctataacaatatatacatatatatcaaagtatgtttaaaatatatttacaacacttttaatatattttgatgttttaagtttattaagtcagctgtcctcgttagtaacctacaactagttgtccacagttagatgtacagaaataaatcgataaatattatcttgaatcaatccacgacccaatgtatacgtatctcagtattgatcacaactcaaactatatatattttggaatcaacctcaaccctgtatagctaactccaacattcacatatagagtgtctatggttgttccgaaatatatatagatgtgtcgacatgataggtcgaaatattgtatacgtgtctatggtatctcaagattacataatatacaatacaagttgattaagttatggttggaatagatttgttaccaattttcacgtagctaaaatgagaaaaattatccaatcttgttttacccataacttcctcattttaaatccgttttgagtgaatcaaattgctatggtttcatattgaactctattttatgaatctaaacagaaaagtataggtttatagtcggaaaaataagttacaagtcatttttgtaaaggtagtcatttcagtcgaaagaacgacgtctagatgaccattttagaaaacatacttccactttgagtttaaccataatttttggatatagtttcatgttcataataaaaatcattttcccagaataacaacttttaaatcaaagtttatcatagtttttaattaactaacccaaaacagcccgcggtgttactacgacggcgtaaatccggttttacggtgtttttcgtgtttccaggttttaaatcattaagttagcatatcatatagatatagaacatgtgtgtagttaattttaaaagtcaagttagaaggattaacttttgtttgcgaacaagtttagaattaactaaactatgttctagtgattacgagtttaaaccttcgaataagatagttttatatatatgaatcgaatgatgttatgaacatcattactacctcaagtttagtaggtaaacctactggaagtgacaagaaatgatctagcttcaaaggatcttggatggcttgaaagttcttgaagtaggatcatgacacaaaaacaagttcaagtaagatttttactcgaattaagatagtttatagttatagaaattgaatcaaagtttgaatatgaatattaccttgaataagaaagataacctactgtatataacaaaggtttcttgatcttagatgattacttggaatggattagaaagcttggaagtaaattagtaaacttgaagggatttttgaagtgttcttgaagtgttcttcctatgatgattatagtttgattcttgaagtgatttttgatgaagatgatgattaactactggaaaaatacgttcataatagtgtgtgtgtattgagagagaattagaaagagaattggaagtgaaatggagtgaatgatgagtggtaattggtgagtggtgagtggtgttaaaaggagttctagttagttgactagctcatggtagaagttaaaattgattagtcatacatgacattatcaagagtggaatcccatgctagttcctattggtatatactcatagtaagtatgttttgaagctgtgtataatacgggtaagaatacgactagaattcttgatgaaagaaaagaatggaaaagtaactgtaaccatttttgttaagtatgagtgttttgatatatgtcttgaagtcttccaaaagtattttaatacatctaaatacactacatgtatatacattttaactgagtcgttaagtcatcgttagtcgttacatgtaagtgttgttttgaaacctttaagttaacgatctcaattaatgttgttaacccattgtttattatatctaatgagatgttaaattattatattatcatgatattatgatatattaatatatcttaatatgatatatatacatttaaatgtcgttacaacgataatcgttacatatatgtctcgtttcgaaatccttaagttagtagtcttgtttatatgtatataactcattgttaatatacttatggagatacttacttatcataatctcatgttaaccatatgtatatccatatatatcgtcatgtcgtttttacaagttttaacgttcgtgaatcgccggtcaacttgggtggtcaattgtctatatgaaacatatttcaattaatcaagtcttaacaagtttgattgcttaacatgttggaaacatttaatcatgtaaatatcaatctcaattaatatatataaacatggaaaagttcgggtcactacaaaaccctaaaccctaaactctaaaccgttcgtgttaaaaactcaatctaaatcctaaatctaaaccctaaaccctaaatttctaaaccctataaaccctaatatctaaaccgcaatagctaaaacctcaacatacgctcgaaaaacacgataattgttatatcttacttcttcgagcgttttcccgccaaaataaaaacatttatcacaaagtgtctctactaaatgttcatattttcatcccatctataatgttcgtgaacaaagttttttttaaaaacgaaaaaaaaaagtttttgcttctccttgcttccccccgattggttacttccctcttgatcctaccactttgAAATTATTTTGTGTGTCAGATAAATGCAATGAGATTAAAGTGGTTCTCTGTTTCACTTATTAAAGATTGTGTAGCCTTTTGTCATGGGTATTAGGCTGGCTGCTTTGTGTTCTTTGAATATCAACAAGTGGTTAAACTAAAACTTCACATTCAGAGAGATTTTTCTGCGGATGTAAATTGGTAACGACCCTTGCAAAACTGATTATCTGAAAATTTAAGCACTTACAGGATGGTTCGTTTAATTAGTCTTCTCTTTTTCTAAAGGAAACTGAAGTGATGATATGGATAATGTATGCACCAAAAGTGTAAAGCAGGGGATCTAAGTGAATAGGTCAAACTATGAGATATATCTCATAGTTTTGAACGAGTTGTTTTCGGAAAATCTTAACCACATACTTACTTTCCAATGATGTAAAGAGTTCTATTAAGAAGCTAATTAAAGTGTCGTCGTTTCTGAATATGGATCTAACAAACCATCACCTCACCTTGATGATGTAGACATGTTTTTAAAAGAAGAAATAGATAGAAAAGcatagatttaaaaaaaaaaaaaaaaaaaaaaaaaaaaaaaaaaaaaaaaaaacctacaatTAATAATAAGAATTGACCCTGATCATTATTGCTGTAAAACACATAAGAGCAAAAGTCATTTTCACAGTTTATATCTATGCATCAGTAAAACAGACACTATAACTTAGACCAGATTCAAGAGAATGGAAAATTTGAATTTGTGCCTTTTCGAAATAGATCAGCTTTCATTATTCTTGATAGTATGCATTTGCTCCAGTAAAACTTTGTAATcaacaaaactttttttttttttactctggTTTCTCCTCCCTTTCCAAACTGGAAATATCACTTTTCAACACTTAAACTGATGCATTTTCGGGGGGGCTTAATTTCCGTCCATCACCTTTTTTATCCACGGGTGGTTTCGACTTGTTGTTTTTGACAGCTGTATTATTTTCCGGTTTAAGATCTCGACTGCTGCTCTTAGCATCGACTTTACCCAAGTAATCAAAATCTTTTTCCAAGATTCTGTATACATACTCTATTTCAAAAGTGACACCAACTGCAGTAACAGGTTTTGAACCAAACATGCCTATAAGGTTATCGTAACGTCCTCCAGAAGCAATCGAAACAACCTCCTCCTGCAGCATCATAAACATGCAGACAAGGTTATTCATTTTTATAAACAAACAAGTTTGAAAAATCCCAATTGACCCATTTATTTAGGCTTTAAGTCTTGATTGCCAGGCATCATATAAACTACTACACGctccattaaaaaaaaaaaccaacctGTGTGGTCCCCCACTTTAAAACAGCTTCATATATCATACCGGTGTAATAGTCAGGGCGTCTTGACAAACTCAAACTCAAATCAAGAAACACTTTATTGGTAAGACGAAACAAATCTAAAACTCTGAATGTCTTTTCCAACAGTTTCAATACCTGCATTAAGGAGGCGGCGCTTTTAAATCGACCATATCGCTTACGTATTCTCGAAAATACAACTGAAGGGGGGCCTCTTAGCGACAAAAACCAACCAATTTTCTTCACTGTCTCAACATCTAAGCCCTCGTCTTCCATCTATAAATGACGAAATATTTTCATATTATTCATTAAATAAATGAAACCACATgattacaataataattaataataatattaataataataataaaattcccATAAAAACAAGTCAAAAATTCCAATGAAATGATTCATTTAAAACTTACCAGTTCCTTTTTAATCTGATCAAGTGAGTGATTATCTTGTAATTTATCGATACATGAACAAACAGTTCGAAACTTGTGACGCGGCACACCAGATATAACCAACATTCCATCCAGTAGTTTTTTGTGATTCAACTTTATCTGGTTTCAGAAAGCAGGGGCGTGATATAAgtcgatgttaataataataggttGAATGAATATATTATTAAAAAGGATAGACGAGATTATGAAACGGAAATTAATTAAGTTTACCTTATAATCACCCATATCGAGCCCATCCAGCACTTTTTTCAAAATATAAACTACATGGACCTCTGCTGATATTGCTTCATCACCGGCAAAGTCAACACTACATTGATAGTATTTTTCATTGTCCCTATACACTATTCCCAATTGATACGCTTTGAATGACTTTAAACAATTTCTACCAACATATCTAGCAAAAGGGACAACTAGATCATACTGCTGCACACAAAGCTCTTTACCATCCTAAAAATATAAGACCAAATATgtcaattaaaaatataaaaaaaaaaaaataaacaaaaaaaaaaaaaaagttttttttgatATGTAACTAACCTCGTTAACCAGGTCATCTGAATCTTGAATAAATTTCGAATAATCTTccccgtaaatctttttaaatgttTCTTTTAATTCAATCACGGGAGTCTCAAATGTCATACCCGTATCAACGTGCCTCCTAAACACATCGATGATTGCATAGGTTGCTGCAATAACAATATAACAATAAGAATAACAACAATATTCCGGTAACTTGTTCTAGTTTTTTCAATTCATTGCTCCTGTTTTTTATCTTATAATTGTTCATCTGTATTCGATCTACCTTCCCACCATGTATCCATTCCACACATCTCCTTTCACACCCAAAACCGATGACCGCCGCCCTTACACCACCGGCACCACCGCCAACCACATCAATTATCGCCCCATCAATGAAGGTATCTGGGTCACTGTCGACCGGAGTAATCGAAAACCATCAACCAAATCCTCCAATAATCCTGACCTTCATAACACTAAACCTAATATTACCAATCTAAACTCTTCATCTAATCTCATATACAATCACTTTAAACAACGAGAGGCCTCTATCAATCTAATCAAACAATTCGGTAAACCTAAAACCAACACATCCCCACCACTGAAACCTATTGATAAATCCCGTATCACCTCTTACATGTTTCATAATTTCCCTGATAATTGGTCCTCGGTCGACTTCTGGAACATTTTTAAACGATATGGCAACATTCATGAAGTCTACATCCCAAACAAAACCCTTAAAAGTGGCAAAAAATTCGGGTTTGTTCGGTTCATTGACGTTCCTGAGTATCACAAGGATTCACTCGCAAGACGTCTATGTCTTGTAGTTGCTGGTGATTTTCTTCTCAAGGCATATAAGGCATGGGATAACAACTCTAAAGGCAGCAAAAAACCTATTCCTCAACACACCAATAAACCTACAAACCCCCTTCATACTAAACTGAGCACCTTCAATACTACGGATGACCGAAGTTACATGGAAGCTACCTAAAACAAACAATCGTCTTCAGCCAAAATTCCATCTATTAAGGTAAACTTGAACGAGCCTCTAATCGATCTTCTGGGCCACGCGGTTATAGGTAAGGTTAAGGATCTCGAATTTCTTGAATATTTTCATGAGATTTGTCAAAGCGAAAACCTCAATGGTTTCTCTATCAAATATCTCGGGGGCCATGATATAATGCTCGTATACGATGACAAACGACCGGCCCTTGACATGCTTAATAATCCGGGGCACCCTCTATGGAACTGGCTCGATGATATTACCCCCTGGGACCCGGAAGAGTACTCAAACTCCGGTCGTTTagcttatattaatatttttggtgTC from Rutidosis leptorrhynchoides isolate AG116_Rl617_1_P2 chromosome 9, CSIRO_AGI_Rlap_v1, whole genome shotgun sequence harbors:
- the LOC139867253 gene encoding histidine--tRNA ligase, cytoplasmic-like isoform X1, whose protein sequence is MEFATSNRKQVKVASLDDYKKATYAIIDVFRRHVDTGMTFETPVIELKETFKKIYGEDYSKFIQDSDDLVNEDGKELCVQQYDLVVPFARYVGRNCLKSFKAYQLGIVYRDNEKYYQCSVDFAGDEAISAEVHVVYILKKVLDGLDMGDYKIKLNHKKLLDGMLVISGVPRHKFRTVCSCIDKLQDNHSLDQIKKELMEDEGLDVETVKKIGWFLSLRGPPSVVFSRIRKRYGRFKSAASLMQVLKLLEKTFRVLDLFRLTNKVFLDLSLSLSRRPDYYTGMIYEAVLKWGTTQEEVVSIASGGRYDNLIGMFGSKPVTAVGVTFEIEYVYRILEKDFDYLGKVDAKSSSRDLKPENNTAVKNNKSKPPVDKKGDGRKLSPPENASV
- the LOC139867253 gene encoding histidine--tRNA ligase, cytoplasmic-like isoform X2, with protein sequence MEFATSNRKQVKVASLDDYKKATYAIIDVFRRHVDTGMTFETPVIELKETFKKIYGEDYSKFIQDSDDLVNEDGKELCVQQYDLVVPFARYVGRNCLKSFKAYQLGIVYRDNEKYYQCSVDFAGDEAISAEVHVVYILKKVLDGLDMGDYKIKLNHKKLLDGMLVISGVPRHKFRTVCSCIDKLQDNHSLDQIKKELMEDEGLDVETVKKIGWFLSLRGPPSVVFSRIRKRYGRFKSAASLMQVLKLLEKTFRVLDLFRLTNKVFLDLSLSLSRRPDYYTGGGCFDCFWRTLR